One genomic window of Oncorhynchus clarkii lewisi isolate Uvic-CL-2024 chromosome 5, UVic_Ocla_1.0, whole genome shotgun sequence includes the following:
- the LOC139409654 gene encoding uncharacterized protein — MEEKKDKGGEEKKAKRAEQRKDGEQEEKREEGRNPTPHRPHHTAPTTPPPLHRSHYTAPTTPPPPHRPHYTAPTIPPPLHRSHYTAATTPLKLHRPHYTAPTTPPPLHHPHYTAPTTPLPQHRPTPHRPHYTAPTTPPHTAPPPLHRSHHTAPHRTAPTTPPPLHRSHHTAPTTPPPLHRSHHTTPHSTAPTTPPPLHRPHYTAPTTPPHTAPPPTTPLKLHRPHYTAPTAPPPLHRPHYTAPTTPPHTAPPPLHRSHHTAPHRTAPITPPPLHRSHHTAPHRTAPTTPPPLHRSHHTAPTTPPPLHRSQHTAPHSTAPTTPPPQHRPHYTAPTTPPHTAPPPTTLLKLHRPHYTAPTAPPPLHRPHYTAPTTPLPLHRPHYTAPTTPPALHRSHHTAPTIPPPLHRSHYTAPTTPLKLHRPHYTAPTTPPPLHRSNYTAPTTPLPLHRPHHTAPTTSPPLHRPHYTAQTTPPPLYRPHYTAPKTPPTLHRSNYTAPLHRPHYTAPTTPLKLHRPHYTAPTTPPPPHRPHYTAPTTPPHTAPPPLHRPHYTAPTTPHPPTPHRPHYTAPTTPLPPHRPHHTAHTTPLPPHRPTQHRSHYTAPTTPLPPHRPTLHRPHYTAQTTPPPLHRSHHTAPHRTAPTTPLPPHRSHYTAPTTPLPPHRPHYTAPTTPPALHRSHHTAPTTPLPPHHPTQHRSHYTAPTTPPPLHRSHHTAPTTSLPPRRPTQHRCPHYTAPTTPPPPHRPHYGG, encoded by the exons ATGGAAGAGAAGAAGGACAAGGGAGGTGAAGAGAAGAAGGCaaagagagcagaacagaggaaagatggagagcaggaagagaagagagaagagggaaggaa TCCCACACCGCACCGCCCCCACCACACCgcccccaccacaccaccccCACTACACCGCTCCCACTACACCGCTCCCACTACACCGCCCCCACCACACCGCCCCCACTACACCGCCCCCACTATACCGCCCCCACTACACCGCTCCCACTACACCGCCGCCACTACACCGCTCAAACTACACCGCCCCCACTACACCGCCCCCACTACACCGCCCCCACTACACCACCCCCACTACACCGCTCCCACTACACCGCTCCCACAACACCGCCCCACACCGCACCGCCCCCACTACACCGCTCCCACCACACCGCCCCACACCGCACCGCCCCCACTACACCGCTCCCACCACACCGCCCCACACCGCACCGCCCCCACGACACCGCCCCCACTACACCGCTCCCACCACACCGCCCCCACCACACCGCCCCCACTACACCGCTcccaccacaccaccccacacaGCACCGCTCCCACTACACCGCCCCCACTACACCGCCCCCACTACACCGCTCCCACCACACCGCCCCACACCGCACCGCCCCCCACAACACCGCTCAAACTACACCGCCCCCACTACACCGCTCCCACCGCACCGCCCCCACTACACCGCCCCCACTACACCGCCCCCACCACACCGCCCCACACCGCACCGCCCCCACTACACCGCTCCCACCACACCGCCCCACACCGCACCGCCCCCATTACACCGCCCCCACTACACCGCTCCCACCACACCGCCCCACACCGCACCGCCCCCACTACACCGCCCCCACTACACCGCTCCCACCACACCGCCCCCACCACACCGCCCCCACTACACCGCTCCCAACACACCGCCCCACACAGCACCGCTCCCACTACACCGCCCCCACAACACCGCCCCCACTACACCGCTCCCACCACACCGCCCCACACCGCACCGCCCCCCACAACACTGCTCAAACTACACCGCCCCCACTACACCGCTCCCACCGCACCGCCCCCACTACACCGCCCCCACTACACCGCTCCTACCACACCGCTTCCACTACACCGCCCCCACTACACCGCTCCCACCACACCGCCCGCACTACACCGCTCCCACCACACCGCCCCCACTATACCGCCCCCACTACACCGCTCCCACTACACCGCCCCCACTACACCGCTCAAACTACACCGCCCCCACTACACCGCCCCCACTACACCGCCCCCACTACACCGCTCAAACTACACCGCCCCCACTACACCGCTCCCACTACACCGCCCCCACCACACCGCCCCCACTACATCGCCCCCACTACACCGCCCCCACTACACCGCTCAAACTACACCGCCCCCACTATACCGCCCCCACTACACCGCTCCCAAAACACCGCCCACACTACACCGCTCAAACTACACCGCCCCACTACACCGCCCCCACTACACCGCCCCCACTACACCGCTCAAACTACACCGCCCCCACTACACCGCTCCCACTACACCGCCCCCACCGCACCGCCCCCACTACACCGCTCCCACCACACCGCCCCACACCGCACCGCCCCCACTACACCGCCCCCACTACACCgctcccaccacaccacaccccccCACACCGCACCGCCCCCACTACACCGCCCCCACTACACCGCTCCCACCACACCGCCCCCACCACACCGCCCACACAACACCGCTCCCACCACACCGCCCCACACAGCACCGCTCCCACTACACCGCCCCCACTACACCGCTCCCACCACACCGCCCCACACTGCACCGCCCCCACTACACCGCTCAAACTACACCGCCCCCACTACACCGCTCCCACCACACCGCCCCACACCGCACCGCCCCCACTACACCGCTCCCACCACACCGCTCCCACTACACCGCCCCCACTACACCGCTCCCACCACACCGCCCGCACTACACCGCTCCCACCACACCGCCCGCACTACACCGCTCCCACCACACCGCCCCCACTACACCGCTcccaccacaccaccccacacaGCATCGCTCCCACTACACCGCCCCCACTACACCGCCCCCACTACACCGCTCCCACCACACCGCCCCCACTACATCGCTCCCACCACGCCGCCCCACACAGCACCGCTGCCCCCACTACACCGCCCCCACTACACCGCCCCCACCACACCGCCCCCACTACGGTGgctag